A genomic window from Blastococcus saxobsidens DD2 includes:
- the def gene encoding peptide deformylase encodes MSVTPIRLYGDPVLHRPAAPVVDFDRELGQLVTDLTDTMLAAGGAGLAAPQIGVALRVFTWYVDGEVGHLVNPDVAAVGEEEQDGPEGCLSIPGLRYDCRRHLHVVASGWNLHGDPVRVEGSELLARAIQHETDHLDGVLFVDRLDEVARAAALGEIAEAAGAGMGAYLPVPAPVVKVSPH; translated from the coding sequence GTGAGCGTGACCCCGATCCGGCTGTACGGCGACCCGGTGCTGCACCGGCCGGCGGCGCCGGTCGTCGACTTCGACAGGGAGCTCGGACAGCTCGTCACCGACCTGACCGACACCATGCTGGCCGCCGGTGGCGCTGGTCTGGCCGCGCCGCAGATCGGCGTCGCGCTGCGCGTCTTCACCTGGTACGTGGACGGCGAGGTCGGCCACCTGGTGAACCCCGACGTCGCTGCGGTGGGGGAGGAGGAGCAGGACGGGCCCGAGGGGTGCCTGTCCATCCCCGGCCTGCGGTACGACTGCCGCCGGCACCTGCACGTGGTCGCCTCCGGCTGGAACCTGCACGGCGACCCCGTCCGCGTCGAAGGGTCGGAACTGCTGGCCCGCGCCATCCAGCACGAGACGGACCACCTCGACGGCGTCCTGTTCGTCGACCGGCTCGACGAGGTGGCCCGGGCGGCGGCGCTGGGCGAGATCGCCGAAGCCGCGGGGGCCGGCATGGGCGCCTACCTGCCCGTCCCGGCCCCGGTCGTGAAGGTCAGTCCGCATTGA
- a CDS encoding phosphoribosyl-ATP diphosphatase, with translation MKTFDTLFAELAEKVAAGDPASGTVTAVRDGVHAAGKKVVEEAAESWMAAEHEGADRTAEEISQLLYRVQVLMLARGLTLDDVYAHL, from the coding sequence GTGAAGACCTTCGACACGCTGTTCGCCGAGCTGGCCGAGAAGGTGGCGGCAGGTGACCCGGCCTCGGGCACCGTCACCGCCGTCCGCGACGGGGTGCACGCGGCCGGCAAGAAGGTCGTCGAGGAGGCCGCCGAGTCCTGGATGGCCGCCGAGCACGAGGGCGCCGACCGCACCGCCGAGGAGATCAGCCAGCTGCTCTACCGGGTGCAGGTGCTCATGCTGGCCCGGGGCCTGACGCTCGACGACGTCTACGCTCACCTCTGA
- a CDS encoding RsmB/NOP family class I SAM-dependent RNA methyltransferase: MTPAPRKGGQGRRRHPATRRPVLDGARLTAYDVLDAVTSREAFANLLLPQLLRERQLDPRDAGFATQLAYGALRAQGTLDAILTGLVSRPLAELDPRVLDLLRLGAYQLIDLRVPSHAAVDTTVDLTRGIVGTGASGLVNAVLRKVAAGGDRAAWLEALGAEGDERLALATDHPRWIVDAWRDALGGDDDLESALLADFAAPEVHLVARRMDRGELVAESGGEPGPWSPYAVRLGGGDPGRLASVRSGRAAVQDEGSQLAALLLLRAPIEGRETAWLDMCAGPGGKAGLLAATRPEGVRLTAADRAPHRAELVRQTLGDEQDTEVLAADGTQPPWAPGSFDRVLLDAPCTGLGALRRRPEVRWRRTADDVAPLAELQTRLLDSALRSARVGGVVAYVTCSPHTAETTDVVERAARRDDVEVLPVAPLFPEVPDIARGDHGQLWPHRHGTDAMFMALLRRTR; encoded by the coding sequence GTGACCCCCGCACCCCGGAAGGGCGGCCAGGGCCGGCGCCGGCATCCCGCGACGCGGCGTCCGGTCCTCGACGGTGCCCGGCTGACCGCCTACGACGTCCTCGACGCCGTCACCTCCCGGGAGGCGTTCGCCAACCTGCTCCTGCCGCAGCTGCTGCGCGAGCGGCAGCTCGACCCGCGGGACGCCGGCTTCGCCACCCAGCTGGCCTACGGCGCGCTTCGTGCGCAGGGCACGCTCGACGCGATCCTGACCGGGCTGGTGTCCCGCCCGCTGGCCGAGCTCGACCCGCGGGTGCTGGACCTGCTCCGGCTGGGCGCCTATCAGCTGATCGACCTGCGGGTGCCCTCGCACGCGGCCGTCGACACCACGGTGGACCTCACCCGCGGGATCGTCGGTACCGGCGCCTCGGGCCTGGTCAACGCGGTGCTGCGCAAGGTGGCCGCCGGCGGGGACCGAGCCGCGTGGCTCGAGGCCCTGGGGGCCGAGGGCGACGAGCGACTGGCGCTGGCCACCGATCACCCGCGGTGGATCGTCGACGCCTGGCGGGACGCGCTCGGCGGGGACGACGACCTGGAGTCGGCGCTGCTGGCCGACTTCGCCGCGCCGGAGGTGCACCTCGTGGCACGGCGCATGGACCGCGGTGAGCTGGTGGCCGAGTCGGGGGGCGAGCCCGGCCCCTGGTCGCCGTACGCCGTCCGGCTGGGCGGGGGAGACCCCGGCCGGCTGGCGTCGGTGCGGTCCGGCCGCGCGGCCGTGCAGGACGAGGGCAGCCAGCTCGCCGCACTGCTGCTCCTCCGTGCGCCGATCGAGGGCCGGGAGACGGCGTGGCTGGACATGTGCGCCGGTCCGGGGGGCAAGGCCGGACTGCTGGCCGCGACGCGCCCCGAGGGTGTGCGTCTCACCGCCGCCGACCGGGCGCCGCACCGCGCGGAGCTGGTTCGCCAGACGCTGGGCGACGAGCAGGACACCGAGGTGCTGGCCGCCGACGGCACGCAGCCGCCGTGGGCGCCCGGCTCGTTCGACCGGGTGCTCCTGGACGCACCTTGCACCGGTCTGGGCGCGCTCCGTCGGCGCCCGGAGGTGCGCTGGCGACGGACGGCCGACGACGTCGCTCCGCTGGCCGAGCTGCAGACCCGGCTGCTGGACAGCGCGCTGCGATCGGCCCGTGTGGGGGGCGTCGTCGCCTACGTGACCTGCTCGCCGCACACCGCCGAGACCACCGACGTGGTGGAGCGGGCGGCGCGGCGTGACGACGTCGAGGTGCTGCCGGTGGCCCCGCTCTTCCCCGAGGTACCGGACATCGCGCGGGGTGACCACGGGCAGCTGTGGCCGCACCGGCACGGCACCGATGCCATGTTCATGGCGCTGCTCCGCCGCACCCGCTGA
- the metK gene encoding methionine adenosyltransferase, which yields MPRRLFTSESVTEGHPDKIADQISDSILDAMLTEDPRSRVAVETLITTGQVHIAGEVTTAGYVDIPAIVRETVLGIGYDSSRKGFDGASCGVSVSIGAQSPDIAQGVDTGYEARTGASPDDAIERQGAGDQGLMFGYASDETPELMPLPIALAHRLSRRLSAVRKDGSVPYLRPDGKTQVTVVYEDDRPVAVDTVVVSSQHAEDISIETLLTPDIEELVVEPELAALGLPTTGHRLLVNPTGKFVIGGPMGDAGLTGRKIIVDTYGGMARHGGGAFSGKDPSKVDRSGAYAMRWVAKNVVAAGLARRCEVQVAYAIGAAHPVGLFVETFGTGTVADEVLEKAITSVFDLRPGAIVRDLDLLRPIYRPTAAYGHFGRADLDLPWERLDRIEALRSAVGV from the coding sequence GTGCCACGCCGTCTCTTCACCTCCGAGTCGGTCACCGAGGGCCACCCGGACAAGATCGCCGACCAGATCAGCGACTCGATCCTGGACGCGATGCTCACCGAGGACCCGCGCAGCCGGGTCGCGGTCGAGACCCTCATCACCACCGGCCAGGTGCACATCGCCGGTGAGGTGACCACCGCCGGCTACGTCGACATCCCGGCGATCGTCCGGGAGACCGTCCTCGGCATCGGCTACGACTCCTCGCGCAAGGGCTTCGACGGCGCCTCGTGCGGCGTCAGCGTGTCGATCGGCGCCCAGTCGCCGGACATCGCCCAGGGCGTCGACACCGGGTACGAGGCCCGCACGGGCGCCAGTCCCGACGACGCGATCGAGCGCCAGGGTGCCGGCGACCAGGGCCTGATGTTCGGCTACGCCAGCGACGAGACCCCCGAGCTGATGCCGCTGCCCATCGCGCTGGCGCACCGGCTGTCCCGCCGGCTGTCGGCGGTGCGCAAGGACGGCTCGGTGCCCTACCTGCGGCCCGACGGCAAGACCCAGGTCACCGTCGTCTACGAGGACGACCGGCCGGTCGCCGTCGACACGGTGGTCGTCTCCTCGCAGCACGCCGAGGACATCTCGATCGAGACGCTGCTGACCCCCGACATCGAGGAACTCGTCGTCGAGCCGGAGCTCGCGGCGCTGGGCCTGCCCACCACCGGCCACCGGCTGCTGGTGAACCCGACCGGCAAGTTCGTCATCGGCGGCCCCATGGGGGATGCCGGCCTCACCGGCCGCAAGATCATCGTCGACACCTACGGCGGCATGGCCCGGCACGGTGGCGGCGCGTTCTCCGGCAAGGACCCGTCGAAGGTCGACCGCTCCGGCGCGTACGCCATGCGCTGGGTGGCCAAGAACGTCGTCGCGGCCGGCCTGGCCCGCCGCTGCGAGGTCCAGGTGGCCTACGCGATCGGCGCCGCCCACCCGGTCGGCCTGTTCGTGGAGACGTTCGGCACCGGCACGGTCGCCGACGAGGTCCTGGAGAAGGCGATCACCTCGGTGTTCGACCTCCGGCCGGGTGCGATCGTGCGCGACCTCGACCTGCTGCGGCCCATCTACCGGCCCACCGCCGCCTACGGGCACTTCGGCCGCGCCGACCTCGACCTGCCGTGGGAGCGCCTCGACCGCATCGAGGCGCTGCGCTCCGCCGTAGGGGTGTAA
- the rpe gene encoding ribulose-phosphate 3-epimerase: protein MSRQPLIAPSLLSADFARLADEVVRVADADWLHVDVMDAHFVPNLTLGLPVVRAIQRVSPVPLDCHLMIEDPERWAPGYAEAGARNVTVHAEACTDPRAVARDIRAAGALAGLAIKPGTPLADHLDVLRDFDTLLVMSVEPGFGGQSFIADVLPKVREARRLVDSGELTLLVEIDGGINADTIEQAAEAGVDMFVAGSAVYGADDPATAIAALRAQAAAAMPG from the coding sequence GTGTCCCGGCAACCGTTGATCGCGCCCAGCCTGCTGTCGGCGGACTTCGCCCGCCTCGCCGACGAGGTGGTCCGCGTGGCCGACGCCGACTGGCTGCACGTCGATGTCATGGACGCGCACTTCGTCCCCAACCTGACGCTGGGCCTGCCGGTCGTCCGGGCGATCCAGCGGGTGAGCCCGGTGCCGCTGGACTGCCACCTGATGATCGAGGACCCCGAGCGGTGGGCTCCCGGGTACGCCGAGGCAGGGGCGCGGAACGTGACCGTGCACGCCGAGGCCTGCACCGATCCGCGTGCCGTCGCCCGCGACATCCGGGCCGCCGGCGCCCTGGCCGGCCTGGCGATCAAGCCAGGCACCCCGCTGGCCGACCACCTCGACGTGCTGCGCGACTTCGACACGCTCCTGGTGATGAGCGTCGAGCCCGGTTTCGGCGGCCAGTCCTTCATCGCCGACGTGCTCCCCAAGGTGCGGGAGGCCCGACGGCTGGTCGACAGCGGTGAACTGACCCTGCTGGTCGAGATCGACGGCGGCATCAACGCCGACACCATCGAGCAGGCCGCCGAGGCCGGCGTCGACATGTTCGTCGCCGGGTCCGCCGTCTACGGGGCCGACGACCCGGCGACCGCGATCGCCGCCCTGCGGGCGCAGGCCGCCGCGGCGATGCCGGGATGA
- the ribD gene encoding bifunctional diaminohydroxyphosphoribosylaminopyrimidine deaminase/5-amino-6-(5-phosphoribosylamino)uracil reductase RibD: MTGTAAEARASVPAHESSAGVPAHESSAGVPAHESSASVPAHESSAMARARELATTVLGTTSPNPAVGAVVLAADGTVAGEGATAPPGGPHAEVRALARAGERARGGTAVVTLEPCAHTGRTGPCADALLAAGIARVVVAVPEPTELAGGGADRLRAAGVDVVVGVEQEAAERGALAGWLTGVREQRPYVVWKVAATLDGRVAAADGSSRWVTGPEARAEVHRLRAGCDAVVVGAGTALTDDPQLTVRDADGRDADRQPLRVVVDRRDRLPATARMLDDAAPTLVSHAATPAELLTELFARDVRRVLLEGGPTLAAAFLRDGLVDEAVVHLAPKLLGAGPSLVGDLGISGIGSALSLSVADLTPLGGDVQIRLRPTRHTGGGTRTGGDGTDGGS, translated from the coding sequence ATGACCGGCACCGCCGCGGAGGCCCGTGCCAGCGTCCCGGCGCACGAGTCCAGCGCCGGCGTCCCGGCGCACGAGTCCAGCGCCGGCGTCCCGGCGCACGAGTCCAGCGCCAGCGTCCCGGCGCACGAGTCCAGCGCCATGGCCCGTGCCCGCGAGCTCGCGACGACGGTGCTCGGCACGACCAGCCCCAACCCCGCGGTCGGCGCGGTGGTCCTCGCCGCCGACGGCACCGTTGCGGGCGAGGGTGCGACCGCCCCGCCCGGCGGTCCGCACGCCGAGGTGCGCGCGCTGGCCCGGGCCGGGGAGCGGGCCCGCGGCGGCACCGCCGTCGTCACCCTCGAGCCGTGCGCGCACACCGGCCGCACCGGCCCGTGCGCCGACGCTCTGCTGGCCGCCGGCATCGCGCGCGTCGTCGTCGCCGTGCCCGAGCCGACCGAGCTCGCCGGCGGGGGAGCCGACCGGCTCCGGGCCGCCGGCGTCGACGTCGTCGTGGGCGTCGAGCAGGAGGCCGCCGAGCGCGGTGCGCTGGCCGGCTGGCTGACCGGTGTCCGCGAGCAGCGCCCGTACGTGGTCTGGAAGGTCGCGGCCACCCTCGACGGGCGGGTCGCCGCGGCCGACGGCAGCAGCCGCTGGGTCACCGGCCCGGAGGCGCGCGCCGAGGTGCACCGGCTGCGGGCGGGCTGCGATGCCGTCGTGGTCGGCGCGGGCACCGCGCTCACCGACGACCCGCAGCTCACCGTCCGCGACGCCGACGGCCGGGACGCCGACCGTCAGCCGCTGCGGGTGGTCGTCGACCGCCGGGACCGGCTGCCGGCCACCGCCCGGATGCTGGACGACGCCGCGCCCACCCTGGTGAGCCACGCCGCGACGCCGGCGGAGCTGCTGACCGAGCTGTTCGCCCGCGACGTCCGCCGGGTGCTGCTCGAGGGCGGCCCCACCCTGGCCGCGGCCTTCCTGCGGGACGGGCTGGTGGACGAGGCCGTCGTCCACCTCGCCCCGAAGCTGCTGGGTGCCGGGCCCTCCCTGGTCGGCGACCTGGGAATCAGCGGGATCGGCTCGGCGCTGTCCTTGTCGGTCGCCGATCTCACCCCCCTGGGCGGGGACGTGCAGATCCGGCTGCGCCCCACCCGGCACACTGGTGGGGGCACCCGCACCGGCGGGGACGGCACGGACGGAGGCAGCTGA
- a CDS encoding primosomal protein N': MQVARVVVDVPLAHLDRPFDYAVPEKFAGTVQAGCRVRVRFHGRLVDGVVWELGDTTDFTGTLQLLSHVPSGEPVLTPQVARLVRAVADRYAGTASDVLRLALPPRRAAAEKRLSPTPGELPGPPDPAGFARYQAGPALLTALAEGRPGRAVWTALPGEDWPTRLVELCRAALSGRRGALVVVPDGKDLDRLTAAAERLLPADSFTVLRADDSPEKRYRRFLAASRGAAQVVLGTRAAMFAPVRDLGLVIVWDDGDDLHSDDHAPYPHARDVLVQRAWLDSCAAVVAGTTRTAEAALLVESGWAHELVADRAVLRSAAPRVQALGDDFELARDPAARTARLPSLAYEAARKALAAGAPVLVQVPRRGYVPSLSCARCRAPARCGQCAGPLGISPRPGPGGARIPACRWCARPAATFDCPHCHGTKLRAAVVGESRTAEELARAFAGTTVRTSGSTSGVLASVPAGPALVVATPGAEPVADGGYGAALLLDSWALLGRADLRAGEETLRRWTNAAALVRPASAGGLVVVAADAAHPVVQALVRWDPAWLAERELADRRELGFPPVTRMASLVGSPAALAEFLAAARLPADADLLGPVPERPRPGQDGERERYLVRVPRTEGAALAHALAEVQGVRSAKKTPEHVRVQLDPLDLV, encoded by the coding sequence GTGCAGGTCGCCCGGGTCGTCGTCGATGTCCCGCTGGCCCACCTCGACCGGCCGTTCGACTACGCGGTGCCGGAGAAGTTCGCCGGCACCGTGCAGGCCGGCTGCCGGGTGCGGGTCCGGTTCCACGGCCGGCTGGTCGACGGCGTGGTCTGGGAGCTGGGCGACACCACCGACTTCACCGGCACCCTGCAGCTGCTCTCGCACGTGCCCTCCGGGGAACCGGTGCTCACGCCGCAGGTCGCCCGTCTGGTGCGGGCCGTCGCCGACCGGTACGCGGGCACCGCGAGCGACGTCCTCCGCCTCGCCCTGCCGCCGCGCCGGGCCGCCGCGGAGAAGCGGCTCTCGCCGACGCCCGGTGAGCTACCCGGTCCGCCGGACCCCGCCGGATTCGCCCGGTACCAGGCCGGGCCGGCGCTGCTGACCGCGCTGGCCGAGGGTCGTCCCGGGCGGGCGGTGTGGACCGCCCTGCCCGGCGAGGACTGGCCCACCCGGCTCGTCGAGCTGTGCCGCGCCGCGCTCTCCGGCCGGCGCGGCGCCCTGGTGGTCGTGCCCGACGGCAAGGACCTCGACCGGCTCACGGCGGCGGCCGAGCGGCTGCTGCCCGCCGACTCGTTCACCGTGCTGCGTGCCGACGACTCGCCCGAGAAGCGCTACCGCCGCTTCCTGGCCGCCTCGCGGGGGGCCGCGCAGGTCGTGCTGGGCACCCGGGCAGCGATGTTCGCGCCGGTCCGGGACCTGGGACTGGTGATCGTCTGGGACGACGGCGACGACCTGCACTCCGACGACCACGCGCCCTACCCGCACGCCCGCGACGTGCTCGTCCAGCGCGCCTGGCTGGACTCCTGCGCCGCGGTGGTCGCCGGCACCACGCGCACCGCCGAGGCCGCGCTGCTGGTCGAGTCGGGGTGGGCGCACGAGCTCGTCGCCGACCGTGCGGTGCTGCGGAGCGCGGCGCCCCGCGTGCAGGCGCTCGGGGACGACTTCGAACTGGCCCGCGACCCGGCCGCCCGCACCGCCCGCCTTCCGTCGCTGGCGTACGAGGCGGCCCGCAAGGCGCTGGCCGCCGGCGCGCCCGTGCTCGTGCAGGTGCCGCGCCGGGGATACGTGCCGTCCCTGTCCTGCGCCCGCTGCCGGGCGCCCGCCCGCTGCGGGCAGTGCGCGGGACCGCTGGGCATCTCGCCGCGGCCGGGCCCGGGTGGAGCCCGGATCCCGGCCTGCCGCTGGTGCGCCCGCCCGGCGGCCACCTTCGACTGCCCGCACTGCCACGGGACGAAGCTGCGCGCCGCGGTGGTGGGGGAGTCGCGCACCGCCGAGGAGCTGGCCCGCGCCTTCGCGGGCACGACCGTCCGGACCTCAGGAAGCACCTCCGGCGTGCTCGCCTCCGTTCCGGCCGGCCCCGCGCTGGTCGTGGCCACCCCCGGCGCCGAACCCGTGGCCGACGGCGGCTACGGCGCCGCGCTCCTGCTGGACTCGTGGGCGCTGCTGGGCCGCGCTGACCTGCGCGCGGGGGAGGAGACCCTGCGCCGGTGGACGAACGCTGCCGCCCTCGTGCGTCCGGCGTCCGCCGGAGGGCTGGTCGTCGTGGCCGCCGACGCCGCGCATCCCGTCGTCCAGGCGCTGGTGCGCTGGGATCCGGCCTGGCTGGCCGAGCGCGAGCTGGCCGACCGGCGGGAGCTCGGCTTCCCGCCCGTCACCCGGATGGCGTCGCTGGTCGGGTCGCCGGCCGCGCTGGCCGAGTTCCTCGCGGCCGCCCGGCTGCCCGCCGACGCCGACCTGCTCGGCCCTGTGCCGGAGCGACCCCGGCCCGGCCAGGACGGTGAGCGGGAGCGCTACCTGGTGCGGGTGCCGCGCACCGAGGGGGCTGCCCTGGCGCACGCGCTGGCAGAGGTGCAGGGCGTACGGAGTGCGAAGAAGACTCCCGAGCACGTGCGGGTGCAGCTCGACCCGCTCGACCTGGTGTGA
- the fmt gene encoding methionyl-tRNA formyltransferase — translation MRLLFAGTPAPALPSLEALLASDHEVVAVLTRPDARSGRGRKVSRSPVAERADVAGIPVLQPRSPREPEFLQQLADLAVDCAPVVAYGALVPQAALDLPRHGWVNLHFSLLPAWRGAAPVQHAIMAGDEVTGASTFLLEAGLDTGPVFGTLTEAIGPRDTAGDLLDRLARSGAGLLVATLDGIAAGVVEPRPQPADGISLAPKVEAADARVDWALPAHVVDRRVRGVTPAPGAWTTWRGERLRLGPVSPLPGGPSPAAGEVLVDSGKVYVGTGSGGVLLDLVQPAGKRMIPAADWARGARPAPGERLGGE, via the coding sequence TTGAGGCTGCTGTTCGCCGGCACCCCGGCCCCCGCCCTGCCCTCGCTGGAGGCGCTGCTGGCGTCCGACCACGAGGTCGTCGCCGTGCTCACCCGTCCCGATGCCCGCTCCGGCCGTGGCCGGAAGGTGAGCCGTTCCCCGGTGGCCGAGCGCGCCGACGTGGCGGGCATCCCGGTGCTGCAGCCGCGGTCACCGCGGGAGCCGGAGTTCCTCCAGCAGCTGGCCGACCTCGCCGTCGACTGCGCGCCGGTCGTCGCCTACGGCGCGCTGGTGCCGCAGGCCGCCCTGGACCTGCCGCGGCACGGCTGGGTCAACCTGCACTTCTCCCTGCTGCCCGCCTGGCGCGGCGCGGCACCCGTGCAGCACGCGATCATGGCCGGCGACGAGGTCACCGGGGCGTCCACCTTCCTCCTGGAGGCGGGGCTGGACACCGGTCCGGTGTTCGGCACCCTCACCGAGGCCATCGGGCCCCGCGACACCGCGGGAGACCTGCTCGACCGGCTGGCCCGCAGCGGCGCCGGCCTGCTCGTGGCCACGCTGGACGGCATCGCCGCCGGCGTGGTCGAGCCACGGCCGCAGCCGGCCGACGGCATCAGCCTGGCACCGAAGGTCGAGGCCGCCGACGCCCGCGTCGACTGGGCGCTGCCCGCGCACGTCGTCGACCGGCGGGTCCGCGGCGTGACGCCGGCGCCCGGGGCGTGGACGACGTGGCGGGGGGAGCGCTTGCGGCTGGGGCCGGTCTCGCCGCTGCCCGGCGGCCCGTCGCCGGCCGCCGGCGAGGTGCTGGTCGACTCCGGCAAGGTCTACGTCGGGACGGGGAGCGGTGGCGTGCTGCTGGACCTCGTGCAGCCGGCGGGCAAGCGGATGATCCCCGCCGCCGACTGGGCCCGCGGCGCGCGACCGGCGCCGGGCGAGCGGCTGGGGGGCGAGTGA
- a CDS encoding bifunctional 3,4-dihydroxy-2-butanone-4-phosphate synthase/GTP cyclohydrolase II: MSEPRTRLDSIESAIAAIKDGRPVVVIDDEDRENEGDLIFASELATPELVAFMVRYTSGYVCVAVTEADADRLDLPPMHRVNQDRLGTAYTVTVDAREGVTTGISAADRAHTIRTLAAAETTSVDLARPGHVVPLRARDGGVLRRPGHTEAAVDLALLAGMRPSGVLCEIVSEKDPIGMARSEELRVFADEHDLCLVSIADLIAYRKRFDKLVERVAEAIVPLAPGTFTAVGYSSSYDEREHVAFVYGEIGAGEDVLVRVHSECLTGDVFGSLRCDCGPQLQAALAAVAQEGRGIVLYIRGHEGRGIGLLHKLQAYQLQDMGADTVDANLDLGLPADARDYGTGAQILVDLGVHTMRLLTNNPAKRAGLEGYGLRVLGRVPLPSHVTAENLGYLRTKRDRMGHLLDIIEPETESGPADAPGATTVPGTDVPLGQDEQPA, translated from the coding sequence ATGAGTGAGCCCCGTACCCGGCTGGACTCCATCGAGAGCGCCATCGCCGCCATCAAGGACGGTCGGCCGGTCGTCGTCATCGACGACGAGGACCGCGAGAACGAGGGCGACCTGATCTTCGCCTCCGAGCTGGCGACCCCCGAGCTGGTCGCGTTCATGGTCCGGTACACCTCCGGCTACGTCTGCGTGGCCGTCACCGAGGCCGACGCCGACCGGCTCGACCTGCCGCCCATGCACCGGGTGAACCAGGATCGGCTCGGCACCGCCTACACGGTCACCGTCGACGCCCGCGAGGGAGTCACCACCGGCATCTCCGCCGCCGACCGCGCGCACACCATCCGCACCCTGGCCGCCGCCGAGACCACCTCGGTCGACCTCGCCCGGCCCGGCCACGTCGTGCCCCTGCGGGCCCGCGACGGCGGCGTGCTGCGCCGCCCCGGCCACACCGAGGCCGCCGTCGACCTGGCGCTCCTGGCCGGGATGCGTCCCTCCGGCGTGCTCTGCGAGATCGTCAGCGAGAAGGACCCAATCGGGATGGCCCGGAGCGAGGAGCTGCGGGTCTTCGCCGACGAGCACGACCTCTGCCTGGTCTCCATCGCCGACCTGATCGCCTACCGGAAGCGCTTCGACAAGCTGGTGGAGCGGGTGGCCGAGGCCATCGTGCCGCTGGCCCCCGGCACCTTCACCGCCGTCGGCTACTCGAGCTCCTACGACGAGCGGGAGCACGTCGCCTTCGTCTACGGCGAGATCGGCGCCGGCGAGGACGTGCTCGTGCGGGTGCACTCCGAGTGCCTCACCGGCGACGTGTTCGGCTCGCTGCGCTGCGACTGCGGCCCGCAGCTGCAGGCGGCGCTCGCCGCCGTCGCCCAGGAGGGCCGCGGGATCGTGCTCTACATCCGCGGGCACGAGGGCCGGGGGATCGGGCTGCTGCACAAGCTGCAGGCCTACCAGCTGCAGGACATGGGCGCCGACACCGTCGACGCCAACCTCGACCTCGGGCTGCCCGCCGACGCCCGGGACTACGGCACCGGCGCGCAGATCCTGGTCGACCTCGGCGTGCACACCATGCGGCTGCTCACCAACAACCCGGCCAAGCGCGCCGGGCTGGAGGGCTACGGGCTGCGGGTGCTCGGCCGGGTGCCGCTGCCCAGCCACGTGACCGCGGAGAACCTGGGCTACCTGCGCACCAAGCGCGACCGCATGGGCCACCTGCTGGACATCATCGAGCCGGAGACCGAGTCGGGCCCGGCCGACGCCCCGGGGGCCACGACGGTGCCCGGCACGGACGTCCCGCTCGGCCAGGACGAGCAGCCGGCATGA
- a CDS encoding riboflavin synthase, translating to MFTGIVEEVGTLAGREEQGDSAVLRIRARTVLQDVSLGDSIAVNGVCLTVTGVQPDADGAGIWTTDVMAETLRRSSLGSVTDGAPVNLERAVSPHTRLGGHMVQGHVDGVGRIVSRTPGEHWEVVRVALPAELAHYVVEKGSVAVDGVSLTVSAVSAVADPEPWFEVSLIPTTLRETTLGARATGEPVNLEVDVIAKYVERLLEARR from the coding sequence GTGTTCACCGGCATCGTCGAAGAGGTGGGCACCCTGGCCGGCCGGGAGGAGCAGGGCGACTCCGCCGTCCTCCGCATCCGCGCCCGCACCGTCCTGCAGGACGTCTCGCTGGGCGACTCCATCGCCGTCAACGGCGTCTGCCTCACCGTCACCGGGGTGCAGCCCGACGCCGACGGCGCCGGGATCTGGACCACCGACGTGATGGCCGAGACGCTGCGCCGCAGCAGCCTCGGCTCGGTCACCGACGGCGCCCCGGTCAACCTCGAGCGCGCGGTCAGCCCGCACACCCGGCTCGGCGGGCACATGGTGCAGGGGCACGTCGACGGCGTAGGCCGGATCGTCTCCCGCACGCCCGGCGAGCACTGGGAGGTCGTGCGCGTCGCGCTGCCGGCCGAGCTCGCCCACTACGTCGTCGAGAAGGGCTCCGTCGCCGTCGACGGCGTCTCCCTGACGGTCAGCGCGGTCAGCGCCGTGGCCGACCCCGAGCCCTGGTTCGAGGTCAGCCTCATCCCCACCACCCTCCGCGAGACCACGCTCGGCGCGCGCGCCACGGGGGAGCCCGTCAACCTGGAGGTCGACGTGATCGCCAAATACGTGGAACGTCTGCTGGAGGCACGTCGATGA
- the ribH gene encoding 6,7-dimethyl-8-ribityllumazine synthase: MSGAGAPQVGAVDAAGLTLGIVATTWHAELTDTLLARAVEAAKASGIPAPTVVRAPGAVELPVVAQALAERHDAVVALGVVVRGGTPHFEYVCDAVTAGLTRVALDAGKPVGNGVLTCDTQEQARDRAGLPGSAEDKGWEAAIAALATALTLRELRGPQQRQTGFSVTPAGREARS, translated from the coding sequence ATGAGCGGCGCGGGTGCGCCGCAGGTCGGCGCGGTCGACGCGGCCGGGCTGACGCTCGGCATCGTCGCGACCACCTGGCACGCGGAGCTCACCGACACGCTGCTGGCCCGGGCCGTCGAGGCGGCGAAGGCCAGCGGGATCCCGGCCCCGACCGTCGTGCGGGCGCCCGGCGCCGTCGAGCTGCCGGTGGTCGCCCAGGCACTGGCCGAGCGGCACGACGCGGTGGTGGCCCTCGGGGTCGTCGTCCGCGGCGGCACCCCGCACTTCGAGTACGTCTGCGACGCCGTCACCGCGGGGCTCACCCGGGTGGCGCTGGACGCCGGCAAGCCGGTCGGCAACGGCGTCCTGACCTGCGACACCCAGGAGCAGGCCCGCGACCGGGCCGGCCTCCCGGGGTCGGCCGAGGACAAGGGCTGGGAGGCGGCGATCGCCGCCCTGGCCACGGCCCTCACCCTGCGCGAGCTGCGGGGACCCCAGCAGCGGCAGACCGGCTTCTCCGTGACCCCCGCCGGCCGGGAGGCCCGTTCGTGA